The Cyclobacteriaceae bacterium genome includes a region encoding these proteins:
- a CDS encoding pectin esterase, giving the protein MKVLFIVLLIVNISFTSTASPIKEKRITVDQSGKGDYKTVQQAFDAVPSGNKNPIIIFVKKGIYKERLTLDTRKDFVTLVGEDKNATILTYNNHTGTILPNGDTVNTWTSASFFIYANDFKAENITFENNAGFTAGQAVAVFAHGDRLAFTNCRFVGFQDVLFCSGPGVKQFYKDCYIEGTTDFIFGPSTAVFQNCHIHSKKKSHVTAASTPREIKFGFVFLDCKLTGDSTLQGVSLGRPWTPYASVAYLRCDIGSHIGPEGWNNWRNPANEQTARYSEYKCTGEGAKKEGRVKWVKELTDEESSKYTLKNIFGEWNPLK; this is encoded by the coding sequence ATGAAAGTGCTTTTTATAGTCTTATTAATAGTTAACATTTCATTTACATCGACTGCATCTCCCATTAAAGAGAAGAGAATAACAGTCGATCAGAGTGGAAAAGGAGATTATAAAACTGTTCAGCAGGCGTTTGATGCCGTGCCATCAGGAAATAAAAACCCGATAATCATTTTTGTTAAGAAGGGCATTTATAAAGAACGTTTGACTCTCGATACCCGAAAGGATTTTGTGACATTGGTTGGTGAAGACAAAAACGCTACAATCCTTACGTACAACAATCATACAGGAACCATCTTACCCAATGGAGACACCGTCAATACATGGACGTCTGCAAGTTTCTTCATCTATGCGAATGACTTCAAGGCAGAGAATATAACCTTTGAGAATAATGCAGGCTTCACAGCAGGTCAGGCAGTTGCCGTATTTGCCCATGGTGACCGCTTAGCGTTTACCAATTGTCGCTTTGTTGGATTTCAGGATGTGCTTTTTTGCAGTGGCCCCGGTGTCAAACAATTCTATAAAGACTGTTACATAGAAGGCACCACCGATTTTATCTTCGGACCTTCTACCGCTGTTTTCCAGAATTGCCATATCCATAGTAAAAAGAAATCCCATGTAACCGCAGCATCTACTCCGCGCGAAATAAAGTTTGGCTTTGTCTTTCTGGATTGTAAGCTCACAGGTGATTCAACGTTGCAAGGTGTTTCATTGGGAAGGCCCTGGACACCTTACGCAAGTGTTGCTTATCTCCGTTGTGATATCGGATCGCACATCGGTCCGGAGGGATGGAACAACTGGAGAAATCCTGCCAATGAACAAACAGCGCGTTACTCCGAATATAAATGCACCGGAGAGGGAGCGAAAAAAGAGGGAAGAGTGAAGTGGGTGAAAGAATTGACTGATGAAGAATCAAGTAAGTATACATTGAAGAACATCTTCGGTGAATGGAATCCATTAAAATGA